One part of the Enterococcus sp. DIV1094 genome encodes these proteins:
- the recO gene encoding DNA repair protein RecO, protein MSQLAESKGIILSSRNYKEKDKLVKIFTESAGKMMFYVKGIHRQNQPIAPALLPFTEAVYIGHFHNEGLSFVNSVKDVHSFRKIQEDIFLSGYGTYLLNLIDAAIEDRQYDPNLFQFTHQALQRMDQGDDPEIITNIFEIQLLQRFGISPVWTHCAVCGQTQGKFDYSSKYGGVLCENHWELDHHRYHADPRAVYFVRMFSAISYDRISGINVKEETKQKIRQLIDLLYEEYVGIHLKSKKFIDQMKSWEHIMKPANDRNQEKPTEE, encoded by the coding sequence ATGAGTCAGCTTGCAGAATCAAAAGGGATCATCCTTTCAAGCCGGAACTACAAGGAAAAAGATAAATTAGTTAAGATATTTACAGAATCGGCAGGTAAAATGATGTTTTACGTCAAGGGAATCCATCGTCAAAATCAGCCGATCGCGCCGGCTTTGCTCCCTTTTACGGAAGCAGTCTATATCGGTCATTTTCATAATGAAGGATTGTCCTTTGTTAACAGCGTGAAAGATGTCCATTCGTTTCGTAAGATCCAAGAAGATATCTTTCTTAGCGGTTATGGGACGTACTTGTTGAACCTAATCGATGCGGCAATCGAGGATCGACAATATGATCCCAATCTGTTTCAATTTACCCATCAAGCACTACAACGTATGGATCAAGGAGATGATCCCGAGATCATTACCAACATCTTTGAGATCCAATTGTTGCAACGCTTTGGGATCTCGCCAGTTTGGACGCATTGTGCGGTATGTGGGCAGACTCAAGGAAAATTTGATTACTCATCAAAATATGGCGGTGTCTTATGTGAAAACCACTGGGAGTTAGATCATCATCGCTATCATGCCGACCCTCGTGCAGTCTACTTTGTACGGATGTTTTCGGCGATTTCGTATGATCGTATCAGTGGGATCAATGTCAAAGAAGAAACGAAGCAAAAAATTCGTCAATTGATCGATCTGCTATATGAAGAATACGTCGGGATTCATTTAAAAAGTAAAAAATTTATCGATCAAATGAAAAGTTGGGAGCATATCATGAAACCAGCGAATGATCGAAATCAGGAGAAGCCCACCGAAGAATGA
- the era gene encoding GTPase Era, translating to MSEHKSGFVAIVGRPNVGKSTLLNRIVGQKIAIMSDKAQTTRNKIQGVYTTPEAQLIFIDTPGIHKPKHRLGDFMVETAYSALREVDAVLFMISADQKRGKGDDFIIERLKNVQSPVYLVINKIDKVHPDELLGIIEDYSTQMDFAQVVPISATEGNNVERLMDVLVDEMPEGPQYFPDDQVTDHPEYFIVSELIREKVLFLTRDEVPHSVAVVIDTMKRNENNKIHIQATIIVERDSQKGIIIGKGGKMLKDIGTKARRDIENLLGDKVFLELWVKVQKDWRDKRVYLQDFGYRQDEY from the coding sequence ATGTCAGAACATAAATCTGGATTTGTCGCAATCGTTGGGCGACCAAATGTTGGTAAGTCCACATTGCTTAATCGGATCGTTGGTCAAAAAATCGCGATCATGAGTGATAAAGCGCAAACGACGAGAAATAAGATTCAAGGAGTATATACGACTCCTGAAGCGCAATTGATCTTCATTGATACACCTGGGATCCATAAGCCAAAACATCGCTTAGGTGATTTCATGGTAGAAACAGCCTATAGTGCATTACGTGAAGTCGATGCGGTATTATTTATGATCAGCGCCGATCAAAAAAGAGGAAAAGGTGACGATTTTATCATCGAACGATTGAAAAATGTTCAATCACCGGTATATTTGGTCATCAATAAGATCGATAAGGTTCATCCTGATGAGCTATTAGGGATCATTGAAGATTATTCGACACAAATGGACTTTGCACAAGTGGTGCCGATTTCTGCTACAGAAGGAAACAATGTGGAGCGTTTGATGGATGTTTTAGTGGATGAAATGCCTGAAGGGCCACAATATTTCCCTGACGATCAAGTGACAGACCATCCCGAGTACTTTATCGTTTCTGAATTGATCCGAGAAAAAGTTTTATTCTTAACACGAGATGAAGTCCCGCATTCAGTTGCAGTAGTGATCGACACAATGAAACGCAATGAGAACAATAAAATCCATATCCAAGCGACGATCATCGTGGAGCGCGATAGTCAAAAAGGGATCATTATCGGCAAAGGCGGTAAGATGCTGAAGGATATCGGCACAAAAGCACGAAGAGATATTGAGAACCTGTTGGGGGATAAAGTCTTTTTAGAGCTTTGGGTCAAAGTCCAAAAAGATTGGCGAGACAAGCGAGTTTATTTACAAGATTTTGGGTATCGTCAAGACGAGTACTAA
- a CDS encoding diacylglycerol kinase family protein, translating into MLMDLKGRKEEQKADKNKHFWMSVEFALQGVKTVFDEERNMKKHVAFGIIALLMGVVFQLDRMEWLWLLLSVFLVWIVEIMNTVFENVVDMFTDFHFHPIGKKIKDMAAGAVLLTACFAVIVGIILFGPKIYQLFFN; encoded by the coding sequence ATGCTTATGGACTTAAAAGGTAGAAAAGAAGAACAAAAGGCAGATAAAAACAAACATTTTTGGATGTCAGTGGAGTTTGCTTTACAAGGCGTTAAAACAGTTTTCGATGAAGAACGAAATATGAAGAAACACGTTGCTTTTGGCATCATTGCATTGCTAATGGGCGTCGTCTTTCAATTGGATCGAATGGAGTGGCTCTGGTTGCTCCTTTCAGTCTTTCTCGTATGGATCGTTGAGATCATGAATACTGTGTTTGAAAATGTAGTCGATATGTTCACAGACTTCCATTTTCATCCAATTGGAAAAAAAATCAAAGATATGGCAGCTGGTGCGGTGCTATTGACAGCTTGTTTTGCTGTGATCGTCGGGATCATTTTATTTGGTCCAAAAATCTATCAACTGTTTTTTAATTAA
- the ybeY gene encoding rRNA maturation RNase YbeY, whose product MDITFIDETNTVSETKIKEIEELLQFAAKKLSLSDETEMSVTFMDNPSIQEINRTYRGKDAPTDVISFALEDEVEDEIPVIFEEDDEPMPRVLGDIMISIDRAKEQAEEYGHSYDRELGFLAVHGFLHINGYDHMTPEDEAEMFGLQKEILDAYGLKR is encoded by the coding sequence ATGGATATTACATTTATCGATGAAACAAATACTGTATCTGAAACGAAAATCAAAGAAATCGAAGAACTTCTTCAATTTGCCGCAAAAAAACTTTCTTTATCAGATGAAACAGAAATGTCGGTCACGTTCATGGATAATCCGTCTATTCAGGAAATCAATCGTACGTACCGTGGCAAAGATGCACCAACTGATGTGATCAGTTTTGCATTAGAAGATGAGGTTGAAGATGAGATCCCGGTGATTTTTGAAGAGGACGATGAGCCAATGCCTCGTGTGTTAGGTGATATCATGATCTCGATCGATCGAGCAAAAGAACAAGCAGAAGAGTACGGTCATTCCTATGATCGTGAATTAGGATTCTTAGCCGTGCATGGCTTTTTACACATCAATGGCTATGATCACATGACACCTGAAGATGAAGCGGAAATGTTTGGACTACAGAAAGAGATTTTAGATGCTTATGGACTTAAAAGGTAG
- a CDS encoding HD family phosphohydrolase encodes MLNKILQHLQAKLGKAAAPFLLLLFFILMCGIMFSSVKQKPNDFREGQVAEESIRANKTIENTEETEQKRKLAAEAVTPEYTYQSDLASEQDRRINQLFVLIRRANDTIDKQYEEKVSKAKEDENVPKPTVEERIAALKRIFENSNADDVAFYQKLPNSFYSTIMDMSDSEITTIRDESLKLIDEQMSKQVRESDLDNFKQEADEKIQYLNVSAEQQEMIRYLVDQGIVVNDILNEKRTEELKQEARDSIQPVMIFQGEIIVREGNQIDATAMKKLELLGLTSQSTSIFPLVAMILAVLLQIGVLFYNSLQYKDLFKRTEYILFYVTAMSISILLMKFFQVFQTEQATYIPLLYPAAFVPLVLNFFLNRRAGIMAALFQAVSALFIFYNSIGTNFLTVILISYLFAGFLAAILKRQRISEQWFPAIMWVVVFPLLMDVVLVVYQGMSFSDGTTWLTLVCGFMGAFLSYLLTIGLHPYIELLVNDDSVIVLNELSNPNHPLLKQLLEEAPGTYHHSMMVANLSANAVAEIGGRSLLTRVACYYHDIGKIKHASFFVENLPSGAENPHNFLLPEDSKQIIFGHVTDGAKILEEYDMPQMVIDICKQHHGTTLMRYFYIKAKERNPEVTEEQFRYPGPRPQTREAGIVNIADSCEAAVRAMDHPTSEKIQAFVHNLIEERISDGQLDDSGLTLKEIRKVEKSLVSGLSSTFHSRIKYPKMKSEAEKMKQEKE; translated from the coding sequence ATGTTGAACAAAATATTGCAGCACCTTCAAGCGAAACTAGGTAAAGCTGCTGCTCCATTTCTCTTATTGCTTTTCTTCATTTTGATGTGTGGGATAATGTTTAGCAGTGTAAAACAAAAGCCCAATGATTTTAGAGAAGGACAAGTAGCAGAAGAAAGTATCCGTGCCAATAAAACGATTGAGAACACGGAAGAAACAGAGCAAAAAAGGAAGTTAGCTGCTGAAGCGGTCACACCTGAATACACTTATCAAAGTGATCTAGCTTCTGAACAAGATCGTCGTATCAATCAACTATTTGTATTGATCAGGCGTGCCAATGACACGATCGACAAGCAATACGAAGAGAAAGTCAGTAAGGCAAAAGAAGATGAAAATGTACCAAAACCAACCGTAGAAGAACGGATAGCAGCTTTGAAACGAATATTTGAAAATTCAAATGCTGATGATGTCGCATTCTATCAGAAATTACCAAATAGTTTTTACTCAACGATCATGGATATGTCCGATAGTGAGATCACGACGATTCGTGATGAAAGCTTGAAATTGATCGACGAACAAATGAGTAAGCAAGTTCGAGAAAGTGATCTGGACAATTTCAAACAAGAAGCAGACGAGAAGATCCAATATTTGAATGTTTCGGCTGAACAACAAGAAATGATCCGTTACTTAGTGGATCAGGGAATCGTTGTCAATGACATTCTAAACGAGAAGCGGACAGAAGAATTGAAGCAAGAGGCACGAGATTCGATTCAACCTGTCATGATTTTCCAAGGGGAGATCATTGTTCGTGAAGGAAACCAGATCGATGCAACCGCGATGAAAAAGTTAGAATTGCTAGGGTTGACGAGTCAATCTACCTCAATTTTTCCACTTGTCGCAATGATTTTAGCGGTATTGTTACAAATTGGCGTGTTATTCTACAACTCACTCCAATATAAAGATCTATTCAAACGAACAGAATATATTCTTTTTTATGTGACAGCCATGTCCATCAGTATTTTATTGATGAAATTTTTCCAAGTCTTTCAAACAGAACAAGCAACTTATATTCCGCTGCTTTATCCAGCGGCGTTCGTACCGCTTGTGTTGAACTTTTTCCTAAATCGAAGAGCAGGTATCATGGCTGCGTTATTCCAAGCAGTTTCAGCGCTGTTCATTTTTTATAATTCGATTGGTACGAATTTCTTGACCGTTATTTTGATCTCGTATCTTTTTGCTGGCTTTTTAGCAGCGATCTTGAAGCGTCAACGGATTTCAGAACAATGGTTTCCAGCAATCATGTGGGTCGTTGTCTTTCCATTATTGATGGATGTCGTTCTAGTGGTTTATCAAGGAATGAGTTTTAGTGATGGTACGACTTGGTTGACGTTAGTGTGTGGTTTCATGGGTGCATTCCTATCTTATCTCTTGACGATCGGATTACATCCATATATCGAATTATTGGTAAATGACGACAGTGTGATCGTTTTGAATGAATTGAGTAATCCAAATCATCCTTTGTTGAAGCAATTACTAGAAGAAGCACCCGGCACTTACCACCATAGTATGATGGTTGCAAATCTAAGTGCGAATGCAGTCGCTGAGATCGGCGGGCGGTCACTATTGACCCGAGTAGCTTGTTACTACCACGATATCGGCAAAATCAAACATGCGAGCTTTTTCGTCGAAAACCTGCCTTCTGGCGCAGAAAATCCGCATAATTTTTTACTTCCTGAAGATAGTAAACAGATTATTTTTGGGCATGTGACAGATGGCGCTAAAATTTTAGAAGAATACGATATGCCACAAATGGTGATCGATATTTGCAAGCAACATCATGGGACGACCTTGATGCGTTATTTCTACATCAAAGCAAAAGAACGTAACCCGGAAGTAACGGAAGAACAATTCCGTTATCCTGGACCAAGACCACAAACCCGCGAAGCTGGGATCGTCAATATTGCGGATAGTTGCGAAGCCGCTGTGCGAGCAATGGATCATCCGACGAGCGAAAAAATCCAGGCTTTTGTGCATAATTTGATTGAAGAACGAATTTCTGATGGACAGCTAGATGACAGTGGATTGACACTCAAAGAAATCCGCAAAGTGGAAAAATCCCTTGTTAGCGGCTTGAGCAGTACCTTCCATTCAAGGATCAAATACCCTAAGATGAAATCTGAAGCAGAAAAAATGAAACAAGAAAAAGAATAG
- a CDS encoding PhoH family protein translates to MTEESSSLDIRLTAADDVSMLLGSHDKHIKLIEETTETTIHARGEVIQIIGDETDISLAASVIRTLQELIKRGIHVSMPDVVTALKMAQKGTLDYFVEMYEQEIVKDRNGKPIRVKNSGQKKYVDSVAKHDVVFGVGPAGTGKTFLAVVLAIAALKKGEVQKIILTRPAVEAGENLGFLPGDLKEKVDPYLRPVYDALYQIFGLDHTNRLMERGIIEIAPIAYMRGRTLDDAFVILDEAQNTTVAQMKMFLTRLGYQSKMIVNGDTSQIDLPKGTMSGLIHAERTLKQIKKIDFVNFEASDVVRHPVVAEIIKAYEKADLHQE, encoded by the coding sequence TTGACAGAAGAGTCTAGTTCTTTGGATATTAGATTAACAGCTGCTGATGATGTCAGTATGCTTTTAGGATCACATGATAAACATATCAAACTGATCGAAGAAACAACTGAAACGACGATCCATGCAAGAGGGGAAGTCATCCAGATCATCGGCGACGAAACCGATATTTCTTTGGCCGCTTCCGTGATTCGAACATTACAAGAATTGATCAAACGAGGAATCCATGTCAGTATGCCTGATGTAGTCACAGCATTAAAAATGGCGCAAAAAGGGACGCTGGATTATTTTGTTGAGATGTATGAACAAGAAATCGTCAAAGACCGGAATGGCAAACCGATCCGTGTCAAAAACAGCGGACAAAAAAAATACGTCGATTCTGTAGCAAAACATGATGTTGTCTTTGGTGTAGGACCAGCCGGCACCGGAAAAACATTTCTGGCTGTCGTACTAGCCATTGCTGCGTTGAAAAAAGGCGAAGTCCAAAAAATCATTTTGACTCGTCCAGCCGTTGAAGCAGGAGAGAATCTTGGTTTCTTACCAGGAGATCTAAAAGAGAAAGTCGATCCATACTTACGTCCTGTGTATGATGCTTTGTATCAAATTTTTGGATTGGATCATACGAATCGTTTGATGGAGCGAGGAATCATTGAAATCGCCCCAATTGCCTATATGCGTGGAAGAACCTTAGATGATGCTTTTGTCATTTTAGATGAGGCCCAAAATACGACGGTTGCCCAAATGAAAATGTTTTTGACTCGTCTTGGTTATCAGTCAAAAATGATCGTCAATGGGGATACGAGCCAGATCGATTTGCCAAAAGGGACAATGAGTGGATTGATCCATGCTGAACGAACACTCAAACAAATCAAAAAAATCGATTTTGTGAATTTTGAAGCTAGCGATGTCGTCCGTCACCCTGTCGTGGCAGAAATCATCAAAGCTTATGAAAAAGCGGATCTTCATCAGGAATAG
- a CDS encoding GatB/YqeY domain-containing protein yields the protein MSLLSRLNDDMKTAMKAKDKESLQVIRMIKSSIQNEQIKEGHDLTEEEELTVLSREMKQRRDSLHEFEEAGRDDLAEKVKSEIVIVEKYMPEQLSEEEIRQLVQEAITQTGASSVKEFGKVMGVIMPKVKGKADGNQVNAIVKELLQS from the coding sequence GTGTCACTACTAAGTAGATTGAACGATGACATGAAGACAGCGATGAAAGCTAAAGATAAAGAATCTTTACAGGTGATTCGTATGATCAAGTCATCTATACAAAACGAGCAGATTAAAGAAGGTCACGACTTGACAGAAGAAGAAGAACTAACAGTGTTGTCTCGCGAAATGAAACAACGCCGTGATTCTTTGCATGAATTCGAGGAAGCTGGACGTGACGATTTAGCTGAAAAAGTGAAAAGTGAAATTGTGATAGTCGAAAAGTATATGCCAGAACAACTTTCTGAAGAAGAAATTCGACAACTTGTTCAAGAAGCGATCACGCAAACAGGTGCTTCATCTGTAAAAGAATTTGGTAAAGTCATGGGAGTTATCATGCCTAAAGTCAAAGGAAAAGCAGATGGAAACCAAGTCAATGCTATCGTAAAAGAACTATTGCAGTCTTAA
- the rpsU gene encoding 30S ribosomal protein S21, which produces MSKTVVRKNESLDDALRRFKRSVSKAGTLQESRKREFYEKPSVKRKKKSEAARKRKKF; this is translated from the coding sequence ATGTCAAAAACAGTCGTTCGCAAAAACGAATCACTTGACGATGCTCTTCGTCGCTTCAAACGTTCCGTGTCAAAAGCGGGTACTTTACAAGAATCTCGTAAACGTGAATTCTACGAAAAACCAAGTGTAAAGCGTAAGAAAAAATCTGAAGCAGCTAGAAAACGCAAAAAATTCTAG
- a CDS encoding Fur family transcriptional regulator produces the protein MNKQTLIEQSLETLKNNGFKYTKKREALLAYLIKRNRYVSAKEVFDYMSQEFKGVSYDTIYRNLHDFSELDLLEETDLNGEMKFRFHCCQGEIGHHHHFICTVCGVTKEIHMCPMNYFEEQLSGCTIEGHRFEIFGRCESCQ, from the coding sequence ATGAATAAACAAACATTGATCGAACAATCTTTAGAAACATTGAAAAATAACGGATTTAAATACACTAAAAAGCGGGAAGCATTGCTCGCTTATTTGATAAAACGCAATCGGTATGTCTCTGCAAAGGAAGTCTTTGATTATATGAGTCAGGAATTTAAAGGGGTCAGCTATGACACGATCTATCGTAATTTGCACGATTTTTCAGAGTTGGACCTTTTGGAAGAAACCGATTTAAATGGAGAGATGAAATTCCGTTTCCATTGTTGCCAAGGCGAGATCGGACACCATCATCACTTTATTTGTACCGTTTGTGGTGTGACAAAAGAAATCCATATGTGCCCAATGAATTACTTCGAAGAGCAATTAAGTGGATGTACCATTGAAGGGCATCGTTTTGAAATATTTGGTCGCTGTGAGAGCTGTCAATGA
- a CDS encoding pyruvate, water dikinase regulatory protein — translation MTAESNEVVTFFVISDSAGETATKLAQATMAQYPSIEFSLFRRTFVTDPDTLQRALTDALAEKALVLHTLINQELVDLTNEFCQKNKLYSFDVLTPPIAEIERLTGIKPTRQPGALHLLNENYFKRIKAMEFAVKYDDGKDPRGFLEADVVLLGVSRTSKTPLSLFLANKNLKVANLPLIPQAHIPKQLWEIDPKKIVGLTNNPDILNNIRKERMRSYGLNPDTAYSDIEKIRAELEFANELYEKLGCVVINVASLSIEETASLILNELELEDHSYYGTETSEEK, via the coding sequence ATGACTGCCGAATCAAACGAAGTCGTTACCTTCTTTGTCATTTCAGACTCCGCAGGTGAAACAGCGACAAAATTAGCCCAAGCCACGATGGCGCAATACCCGTCGATCGAATTTAGTTTATTTCGACGAACTTTTGTGACAGACCCGGATACGTTACAGCGTGCGCTAACGGATGCCTTGGCAGAAAAAGCGTTAGTGCTTCATACTTTGATCAATCAAGAATTAGTCGACCTGACTAATGAGTTTTGTCAAAAAAACAAGTTATACAGCTTTGATGTATTGACACCTCCGATTGCCGAGATCGAGCGCTTGACTGGCATCAAACCGACACGTCAACCGGGGGCACTTCATCTCTTGAATGAAAATTATTTCAAGCGCATCAAAGCGATGGAATTTGCAGTGAAATACGATGATGGCAAAGATCCTCGTGGTTTTTTAGAAGCCGATGTCGTCTTACTTGGTGTATCTAGAACTTCTAAAACACCATTAAGTTTGTTTTTAGCCAATAAGAATCTAAAAGTTGCGAATCTACCGCTGATTCCACAAGCACATATCCCTAAACAGTTGTGGGAAATCGATCCAAAAAAAATTGTTGGTTTAACAAATAATCCTGATATTTTAAATAACATTCGTAAAGAACGGATGCGTTCGTATGGTCTTAACCCGGATACTGCTTACTCAGATATCGAAAAAATTCGTGCAGAGCTTGAATTTGCCAATGAACTTTATGAGAAATTAGGTTGTGTGGTCATCAATGTCGCATCTCTTTCTATTGAAGAAACAGCTTCATTGATATTAAACGAGTTGGAATTGGAAGACCATAGCTATTACGGCACGGAAACATCTGAAGAAAAATAG
- a CDS encoding ArsR/SmtB family transcription factor — protein sequence MAINQHIQVDKVSQLFKVLSDPTRLNILLYLKDGEKNVTSISQAVQMEQSAVSHQLRLLRENHVVKSRREGKTILYSLDDFHVLDILEQTIKHVAHQKN from the coding sequence TTGGCAATCAATCAACACATACAAGTAGATAAAGTGAGTCAACTATTCAAAGTATTAAGTGATCCGACACGTTTGAATATTTTACTTTATCTAAAAGATGGAGAAAAGAATGTTACGTCGATCAGTCAAGCAGTTCAAATGGAACAATCGGCTGTGTCCCATCAGTTACGTTTACTGCGTGAAAATCATGTGGTGAAATCCCGACGTGAAGGGAAAACGATCCTTTATAGTCTAGATGACTTCCACGTTTTGGATATTTTAGAGCAAACGATCAAGCATGTAGCGCATCAAAAAAATTAA
- a CDS encoding phospho-sugar mutase, with protein MSWKQVYEQWATEESLEENLKKQLKELSENPEKLEDAFYAPLEFGTAGMRGILGPGINRMNIYTVRQATEGLAQFMDEQGTETKKRGVAIAYDSRHQSPEFAMEAAKTLAQHGIPSFVFESLRPTPELSFAVRHLNAFAGIMVTASHNPAAYNGYKVYGEDGGQMPPADADALTKYVRNVSNPLKVEVLAEEQAKNSDLITIIGEEIDQAYLEEIKAVTINHELVETLGKELKLVFTPLHGTGKMLGERALTQAGFEQFVLVPEQAVADPDFTTVKSPNPEEHSAFEYAIRLGEKEGADLLIATDPDADRLGAAVRLPDGSYKVLTGNQIGALLVQYILEAHLEKGTLPENAAVLKSIVSSELPTAIAKHYGAEMMNVLTGFKFIAEKIQQFEETDSHTFMFGFEESYGYLVKPFVRDKDAIQALLLLAEVAAFYKKQDKTLYDGLQSIFETYGYYAEKTISVTMSGQEGSAKIAQLMEKFRNDAPTEFAGAKVLQTEDFKAQTRTDANGQTEKLTTPPSDVLKYTLEEDGWIAIRPSGTEPKIKFYIGVKGDSNEAAQEKISAFEASIKSMTEE; from the coding sequence ATGTCTTGGAAACAAGTTTACGAGCAATGGGCAACTGAAGAATCATTAGAAGAAAATTTAAAAAAACAATTAAAAGAATTAAGTGAAAATCCTGAAAAATTAGAAGATGCGTTCTACGCACCTTTGGAATTTGGAACAGCAGGAATGCGCGGGATCTTAGGTCCTGGTATCAATCGAATGAACATCTATACAGTACGTCAAGCCACAGAAGGACTTGCGCAATTTATGGATGAACAAGGAACAGAAACCAAAAAACGTGGTGTGGCAATTGCTTATGATTCACGCCATCAATCGCCAGAATTTGCGATGGAAGCGGCGAAAACTTTAGCACAACATGGGATTCCATCTTTTGTGTTTGAAAGCTTACGTCCAACACCAGAGCTTTCTTTTGCGGTTCGTCATCTTAACGCGTTTGCAGGGATCATGGTGACAGCTTCTCATAATCCTGCGGCATATAACGGTTATAAAGTCTATGGCGAAGACGGTGGACAAATGCCACCTGCTGATGCAGACGCATTGACAAAATATGTCCGCAACGTAAGTAATCCATTGAAAGTGGAAGTTTTAGCGGAAGAACAAGCAAAAAATAGTGATTTGATCACGATCATCGGCGAAGAAATCGATCAAGCATACTTGGAAGAAATCAAAGCAGTGACGATCAATCATGAATTAGTAGAAACATTAGGGAAAGAGTTGAAGCTAGTCTTCACACCGTTACATGGTACAGGCAAAATGTTAGGCGAGCGTGCGTTGACTCAAGCAGGCTTTGAACAATTCGTCTTGGTTCCTGAACAAGCGGTCGCTGACCCAGACTTCACTACCGTCAAATCACCAAATCCAGAAGAACACTCTGCTTTTGAATATGCGATCCGTCTAGGCGAAAAAGAAGGCGCAGACCTACTGATCGCTACTGATCCGGATGCCGATCGACTAGGTGCAGCTGTGCGCTTGCCAGATGGTTCGTATAAAGTGCTGACAGGAAATCAAATCGGTGCATTACTCGTTCAATATATTTTGGAAGCACATCTAGAAAAAGGAACGTTACCAGAAAATGCAGCAGTCTTGAAATCGATCGTTTCAAGTGAATTGCCAACAGCGATCGCCAAACATTACGGGGCAGAAATGATGAACGTCTTGACTGGCTTCAAATTTATTGCTGAAAAAATTCAACAATTTGAAGAGACAGACTCCCATACATTTATGTTTGGTTTTGAAGAAAGCTACGGCTATTTGGTCAAACCATTCGTTCGCGACAAAGATGCGATTCAAGCGCTATTATTATTAGCCGAAGTTGCAGCATTTTATAAAAAACAAGATAAGACGCTTTATGACGGCTTACAATCGATTTTTGAAACTTATGGCTACTATGCAGAAAAAACAATCTCAGTTACGATGAGTGGTCAAGAAGGTTCAGCGAAAATCGCCCAATTGATGGAGAAATTCAGAAACGATGCACCAACTGAATTTGCCGGAGCAAAAGTCTTACAAACAGAAGATTTCAAAGCACAAACAAGAACAGATGCAAATGGACAGACGGAAAAACTAACAACACCACCTTCAGATGTCTTGAAATACACATTGGAGGAAGATGGTTGGATTGCGATCCGTCCTTCTGGAACTGAACCAAAAATCAAATTTTATATTGGTGTCAAAGGTGATTCAAATGAAGCAGCCCAAGAAAAAATCTCTGCGTTTGAAGCCAGCATCAAATCAATGACAGAAGAATAA